In Euphorbia lathyris chromosome 2, ddEupLath1.1, whole genome shotgun sequence, the sequence TGTCATTTCAGGAAGTTCAGGTGGCAAATTCACAGGATTATTCTTCAGGTCTAAGTATACCTTCTGATTCTTTCTCGCCTCGGCCAATGGTTAATAAGAAGCTGTATGAAACTGTATTTGGCCATTCAAGTAGTCATGAAACTTATCAAGCTGAGGAGAACATTGATAATGGTGGAGCAACTTGTGATGGTTCTGCTGTTGAAGTCAATGAACAATTAACCTACTCCTCTGAAATAGTTAAATATGTGGACGGAGACTTGGAAAAAACTTGCAGAGGAGACACACAAGAGAATGCATTCCTCTCTGTAAGGAACTtccaacttttttttattatatatatatatgtatgtatatcgGGTCTTCGCTGctggtgccaacctagttgggattagCGGCTGCCTCACTTGGCTTTGCAACCTGTTTCCAttcaaatatatttatatattatatactcTCGCCTTATTCTGAATTTTCTtgaggcatgatttttcttaaCCCTtccaaataatttataaatgatTTTAAGAATTTTACATTTTACTAGGACTATGAGAGCTTATCAGTATCCGAAGAAGAATGCAAGTTGATTAAAATGAGTTCCCCACCAAAAATGGATATCAATGATGTAATAAGTAACTTCAAAGGGCACCAAGAACCTGCAGGAAATTTCCATTTGCTAAATGCGTTTTCATATAcaaaatcaaatgagttaatcctCATGAACCTGGCAGAATCTGTTTTTCAACTCCATCAAACTGAGGAGTCGGGTGATCTCACTATTCCTGTTGTTTCACAAACAAGAAAGGTATTTTCGATGTATTATGGGAATTGTATGCAGGTGCATACTTTGTTTATCATCTAATGTTCCATCCTGTTAGTTTTGTCTCCTGATAGTTTCTTATATGATATCTCCTTTTCTAGCTACAGCCTATCAAAGTCGTAGATTCTTATGAACTAGGTGAGTTCAAACGATCATGCTCTGTATACACatcaatttttctttctttctttctttctttatttatttattatttttacatatcagTATATATATGATATCAATTCTTTTAATTTAGTCTTCATTCTGCATCCTCCTAAAGCAGAGTTAGAAGGAAGTTATGAATATTTTGATAAAGGAACCTTTATTGCAAGCGCACCCAAGGACTTCATTTGCCCCCTTTCTGGTAAGTTATTTGAGGATCCTGTGACATTAGAGACAGGGAACACCTTTGAGCGAGAAGCTATCAAGGATTGGTTTGAACAGGGAAACCAAGCATGTCCTGTAacaggaaaaaaattaaaatgtcagaCAGTTCCATTTACCAATTGTATTCTTAAGCGTGTTATTGACAATTGGAAATTGGAGCACTGTAGTCATCTTATGGATCTTGCCACTAAAATAGTTAGGAATTCAGGGAAAATTGAATCACGAGAAAGGGATGAAGCAgcaatttttatatttgaattgCTTCTTACTACTTTCAGCATGGAAGAAAGGCTAGCGAATGCTAAATATCTTGTTTCTCTTGGAGGCTTGGAATTTCTTGTTAGAAGGTTTAAGTTGGGAAATTTGGAAGAGAAAACACGCGTGGCAGCTCTCTTATTATGTTGTATTGAAGGAGATGCAAGTTGCAGAAACCAAATAGCTAAAACCATTGAGAGACATCGTCTCTTTGAGCTACTTCAAAGCAGGCAGCCTAAATCTAGAAGAAATGCTGTGCTTCTACTGATTCAATTACTTTGCCTATGCAGGTGCATAAATTTCTTTCCTCTTAGTAACTGTGGCATTAGCTATTTTGTGCAGCTAACAAACTGCTCCATTTAGAAAACCAACGTGTGCAGCAAAGGAATGAGTCTAGTTTGTAACTTTAAGGAAATGAGATGAGAGGTGAACTAATGATAATTATTGAGAAGATATGGCTGATAATGATATAGTATCAGTAGatgttatagaaaaaaaaatacagtccTAAATAAAATAGATAGAGTTAGTGAATGAGAGTGAGTTACCTCTTTGTATGCCCTTCTCGAATGGAACCCGGATTCAACCTGATGGTAAAACACAAGAGAGAGAGAATAAGTTAAAGTAGCTTGATTTTAATGTGATTTGTTTTTGTTATAGAATAAGTCAATGTAATAAATGTAAGCATGCCTAAATCAACTAAATTATTGTTATAGGCTGTTGTGGGCCTACAATTTCTCCTTGATTGAAGGAGAACCTTGTATCTATATGTGTATTGTTCTTAagtaaaatatatcaatgtagTCTCTTAATCTACATTGTATCTCGTGTATTCCTAGTGTATTACATGGTTTGTTACGGTTCTATAGAATCATCTATCAAGATAATAACTCTCTATTTGAATAGTGAACTATTTGTTGcattcattttttaattaataactACCCTctattagaataaataaataaatgaatggtCAAGCTGACTAATGGATAGTAACACAAGAATTATTTGCTGATGCACAATTTCCTTCTCTTCTGCTCCAGTTTTGTTGTTTTAGTTGTTTAACATTCATTCTCGTAATACCAGTAAATTAACTCCTTTATAATTAGTTCAAGTGACTCTGGAATAATTCTTCTATCAGAAGTCATTTAGCAATCACATTTTCCTTCATTAATGTTTACAGCAGGAAAGATGTGAAATTCTTTTTAAGTGGCTTACAAGATGAGGAGATAATGAATGCAAAGCACATCCTGCTGATATATCTTCAAACATCTCCTCCTGAGCAAATGCCGTGGGTTGCTTCACTTCTTTTGCACCTAGACCTCCTGGTATACTCACTCAGTTGAAATTTGATAACTATTATATTCGTTTGGCTGATAATTTTTATAAGAATCATatattccatttttaatatatttttcatcAAAATTTCTAATCAGAACTTTGAAACTGTTGTATCTGAGAGTTGTCATATTCTACAGGTAGAACCTCAAAAGTACAGTATATACAGGGAGGAAGCTGTTGATGCCATTGCAATGGCGCTCAATGTCAGTCTAACTGATGAGAAGGTCCAAGAATCATCTTGCAGAGTTCTCCTCGCCTTAGGAGGATGTTTCTCTGCTGCTGGGAAGTCGATAACAGAAAGTTGGATTTTAAAAGAAGCAGGATCTAGAAGTCAATATGAAGCTAAGTGTCAAGAAGATGACTCTCTTTTATTGGTAcgtttagtctctatatttcattcttgggataaggtgcaaaaatacccctaacgttgacagtGAAGAGCActaatacccctaacgttaaaaatggtgcaattaaggacctaaggttgataacTTGGTCCAATTTTACCCTCTCTAACAGATTTTACTTACAGAGTTAATTAAATGCCATTTATACCCCTATCTTCTTCGTAAAACTCAAATCTAAATATGTCCAAAACCCTTTAAAGTGAATAATCAATTTCAATATTGTGCTGCAAATACATTATTACACATGGAAGTATGCGAAGGTCCTGGTTCAAtctcaagaacaagaaacaaaaCATGGTCAGGACTCCATATTATTGTAGCAGAAACATAACTTTACCCatgtatatttaatttaatcttcTGGATGAAATTTTCCAGAAAAAACAGAGTATATAGCAGAAATACATATTGCAGTGAAGTCATATTACTAAGGCAGCAATGGATGTTTACTCTAACctttcctattttttttttcatttaccCACTATAAACACAACTTTAATCAAATCAATGGCATAAAATTCAActtttgtaattgattattcaCTGTGTATTGTACCTCTGCTTTTGCGACCATACATATGGAAGTTAACTTTTCCAACGAAAAGTGAGTtatgtgaaaaaaaaagaatcgaAGTGAAGTGAAAAAGAGTTTGTGAAAAAGAGTTTGCTGGGTTCTTAGGCTGTGAGATTAAGAAGTTTGAAAAAAAGTGCTTTTGATACATTTAGAGTTGGGTTCTTTTTccccagaaagatgaagaggttcCAGAAGGATGGAGAGGATGAGGGTATAATGGTAAGTCACATGTAATTTTTGTGAATTGATATACAAACTAACGGAAATATAAACGGTGTAAATAAAATCTGTTAGAGAGGGTAAAATTGGACCAAgttatcaaccttaggtccttaattgtaccatttttaacattaggggtattatTACTCTTCACTGTCAACGTTAGGagcatttttgcaccttatcccttcaTTCTTTCTATCTCTCCCTTGAGCTTGTATAACTCATACTTCCCATGTTCATTACAAAGGGTTTCTGTAATGATGAAATACTGCTTTCTGACTTGTTTTCATTTTGTGAATTTGTTTACAAGTAAAAGCTGGTCGTTTGCTCTTTGACTTAAATTTTCTACAGTTAAAAATGAGAAGATTTGTGTAATTATGTTAAATAGTTGTACCTTTATATTAaatacaggaagatgaagaagagactATCAATGAGTGGCTAAGGAACTTGTCAACATCACTAATTAACGATGGAAAAAGGTCATTCTTAGATGCCATATCGAAGTGCCTAGCTTCTCGAAACTCAGATTTGGTGAAAGCATCCCTAATTACTGTTACATGGTTGAGCTGTGCACTTTCTTCCCTGTACGATGCTGAAATGCACCTCTCTGCATTCTCTGCCCTCATCTCTGGGCTGAAAGAAAGTTTGGAAAACAGTGAGCAAATTGAGCACAAGGTTCTTGCTTCCATATCGCTGCTAAATTTCACAAAGATTCCAGGTTAGAAAAATTCTCTTATCTTAtgataatatataaatttcacGAGAGATGAATTAGTATGAGAACAAGACTTGAAGCAACGACAATGTTGCTCATGGGTTGAAGTTGGTAAGCATCTCAGATCGGCTAGTTGCTAATGGTAGTCATCATTTATATATGTTCGGAACTCCTCCCTTTTCTCCTTGAGGTACCTTTTGGGGTTGATAGTTATTTATCTATTTAGGGCAATCATCCCTTTTGAGATGGAATTAGGCGTAAGATTCTGAGTATGGTATCAGATTCAGAGCCATATCCAATGCTTCAGATCTCCATTCCTAGGTATGAGGGCTGTGTTATATACCCCACATTAGCTAGTCAGAAAGGTGATTATCATGTATAAGCTCCTCCCCCTCCTCTTTAGACCTCCTCTTTAGAGATACTTTTGGGGGTGGAGTTAGGGTCAAAAGGGGGAGTTGCCTCATACTTGCAAAACCGGAGAATACTTAacatttggggggggggggggggggggaaggaGTAAGGCTAAGTGATTTGGTCTATATGTCGAGACTTTTACATATACAAGTTCTAAAATGAACTTGTTTGGTGCAGAATGCAGGGTTTTGTTAATGACAATTGCAGAAGAGATAGCAGTAGCGTTACAGAGCCTTATTGAAGTGACATGGATAGCCAAACAATTATATCATATCATTTCTGGAGAATATTGTTAGCATTTCTAGTTAACATGCAGTGTCCTTTAAAATGTGAAAAATTTGTAAGGGAGAATTGTTGTATATTGcgtgaaagaaagaaaaaaagaaagaagatagGAATTATAAAACTGCAGAATGTTTCTTTATTAATTCTGTAACTCTTTAAATAGAGTTagaatctaattaaaactctaaTTACATTCCTAAGTTTTAGGGATACTAACAGCACCAAAAGACTAGGTAAATATAACgttaaaataaatttagaaaataacaGAATTTATTAAAACCTAATTTCAGCTTTATGGCACGTTTCCAACACTCCTCCTTGCCTTAATAGCTGCATATGCCAAGTTGAATTCTCAAACCTTCAAATTTGCCTCTTGGAAGAGCCTTTGTTAAAATATCTGCTTTTTGATCATCACTGCTGCAATACAGTAGTTTAACTTCACCTTCTCTTTGCActtctctcaaaaaaaaaaatttaatcttAAAGTGTTTCGTTGTGTTATGAGAAACAGGATCATTCGAAATTGAAATTGCAGCCTGATTATCAACATAAATCTTTGTTGGATCATTTTGCTCCATTTGTATATCTCCAAGTATCTTTCTGAACCAAATTGCTTGATTTACAGCAGTAGCAGCTGCcacatactcagcttctgctgtacTTTGAGCCACCATATTTTGCTTCTTCGAACACCATGAAAATACACCGGATCCAAAACTGAAACAATAACCTGTTGTGCTTCTCAAATCATCAACTGAgcctccccaatcactatcagaATACCCTTGAAATAAGAAATTCTGGTAGTAGCTGTACTTAATACCATAATCTTTAGTGCCTTTGACATATCTAACAATTCTTTTAGCAGCTTGAAGATGAATTTCACTAGCACAGTGCATGAATCTTGAAAGTATACTTACTGCAAAGATAATATCTGGTCTGGTTGCAGTAAGGTACATTAAGCAACCAATTAAGCTTCTATAATGATGCTCATCAACTTTATCAGCTCCATCATCCTTGCTAAATTTCTCCTTGTTGTTCATTGGAGTTGTCGTGCTTTTGCAATCCTCCATACGGAATTTTTTGAGTATTTCTCCTGCATATTTCTTTTGGCAGATGAAAACTCCATCATCATCTTGTTTCACCTCCATTCCCAGGAAAAATGTCATCAATCCTAGGTCTGTCATTTCAAATACTTGGAGCATTTCATCTTTAAATTGGTTTATCAACTTCTCATCATTACCTGTGACAAgcaaatcatcaacataaacaGAAACTATGGTTAGATAGAATCTGTCTGCCTCACATACAAGGTAGCCTCACTTGGACTTTTGATAAATCCAAGATTATGAAGATGATCATTGATCCTGCTGTACCAGGCCCTAGGAGCCTGTTTAAGACCATACAATGCCTTTTTTAGCTTGTAGACTTTCTCCTCTTGTCCCTTAACTTGAAATCCTTCTGGCTGTTCTATAAATATCTCCTCCTGTAAGTAACCATTTAAAAAAGCAGACTTCACATCTAAATGGTAAACTTTCCAGCCCTTTTGTGCAATTAATGTCAATAACATTCTGATTGTGTCAAGTCGAGCTACTGGAGCAAATGTTTCTGAGAAGTCCACACCAAACACTTGTGCATAACCCTTCACTACCAATCTGGCCTTGTATTTGTTTACAGAACCATCTGGATTGAGTTTGGTTCTATAAACCCATTTGACGCCTATCGATTGTTTGTGTTGCGGTCTATCCACCAATTCCCATGTGTCATTATTTTCGATCATCCTCAACTCTTCTTTCATAGCATCAATCCACTTGTCATCTTTTTCAGCTTCTGTAAATTTTGCAGGTTCTAAGATGGCAATGTTACTTCTGTAAATTTCAGACAAGAGTCTTGTACCTCTAACTGGAACATCATCAACATCATCATCAAATTGTTGTTGGAACTTTGAAAATTCCTTTTCAATTTGCTCTTCCCAATTCCATTGCTTTTCTTCCATGAAGTTTACATCTCTACTCACAATAATTTTTCCATTTTGGGGCTGATAAATTCTATAAGCTTTGCTAAGACCACTGTATCCAATAAAAACTCCAGGTTCTGCCTTTTTGTCAAGTTTATCTCTTTTGACCTGTGGAATATAAGAAAAACAGACACAACCAAAAGTTTTTATATTATGTAAATCTGGCTTGTAACCAAACCATGCTTCAAACGGTGTCTTATGCTTCAGAACTCTTGTTGGCAGCCTATTCAGTAGAAATACTGAGGTGTTTGCAGCTTCTGCCCATAAACTTTTTGGTAGTTCTTTCTCATGTAGCATGCACCTGGTCATCTCCATGATACTTCTATTTTTTCTCTCACTCACACCATTCTGTTGTGGAGTATAAGGAGCAGTGAGCTGATGTTCAATGCCAGCTTCCTCACAGAATTTGTCAAATGTCTTATTTGTATATCCTGTCCCATTATCCGATCTGATTGTGCGCAACCTACAACCACTTTGATTCTCCACTAATGCTTtatatttccaaaatatattAGCAACCTCAGATTTGCACTTGAAGAAATAAATCCAACAAAATCTGgtataatcatcaataaatGTAATGTAATATTTATTACCATTTAAAGATGAAGTCCGTTGAGGTCCTGCAACATCTGTGTGAACCAGTTGAAGCTTGTGTGATGCTCTCCAAGTTGTTTGAGGAAAAGGTTTTCTTACTTGCTTGCCATATTGACAAGCCACGCAATCAGCTAGCTTATCTTTTAGCAATGGCAAGCCTCTCACCAAAGCATGTTTCTGCATGTATAGAAGTCCACCATGATGGTAGTGACCAAGCCTTTTGTGCCATAACTCAGTGTTGCTTATGGTCTTTGAGAAAAACATTTTCTCCTCCTCCATTAGATTCAAAGCATAGCTTTTAGCCCTTTTTTTCACCTTGAAAACATCTCTGCCTTTTGCATCTTTGATTAAGCACCACTTGTCTTCAAATATGACTTTAAAACCTTTTTCAACCAGCTGTGCAACACTAAGCAAATTTTGGTCAACGTCAGGAACATATAATACATCGGTAATATGCTTCAAACTTGACAAACTTTCTATAGCCACTGTTCCTTTTCCTTTAACTGATATGAAATCACCATTTCCAATTTTGACCTTGGATACAATAGTTTTGTCAAGCTCCTTAAAGAGCTTTACATCATTGGTCATGTGATTTGTGCAACCACTGTCTATGAGCCAAGAGTCACTGGAGATGTTGTTTGTAGCATAACATGTTGCAATAAAAAGTTCCTCCTCTTCATATTGGTCAGTTGTCACTTTTGCCTCTTCGTGTTGCTGAGATTTGCATATCTTTTCCACATGTCCCATGTTGCCACACTTTCTGCATTTGATATCAGGCCTCCACCAACATCTTTTTTCGGGGTGATTTGATTTTTTGCAATGTGGACATGGTGGAAAAGTTTCTCGTTGTTTGTTGGAGCCTTCTGTTTTCTTGTACTGCTTctttttgtcatttttcttgCCTTTGTATCCAAATATTTGTGCTTTGGTATGGAAAGCACCATGTACTTCCTCCTCTTGTCTCATCATTCTTCTCTGCTCCTGGGCCTGCAAAGCATTCACTAATTCTCCCAAGGAGATACTTGACAGGTCTTTTATTTCCTCTAATGATGATATCTTGGATTCATATTTTTCAGGTACAGTGACAAGTATTTTCTGAACAATTCTTTCATCAGGAAAATCCTTACCAAGAAGTCGTACCTTGTTTACTATGCTTAACAACTTGTCAACATAGTCTTTTATGGTATCTGCCTCCTTCATGCTCTGCATCTCAAATTCTCTAATTAGATTGAGTACTTGCATGCCTTTGACTCTTGTACTGCCTTGATATTCAGTTTTGAGATAATCCCAAATATCCTTAGCAGACTGCAGATTCATAATTCTTGTGAATATTACACTTGAAACAGCAGAAAAGAGACTTGCTTTTGCCTTAGactttcttgtttttctttctttgtgaTTTTTTAGCTGCGCCATTGTAGGATTTGGTGGTAGTTGAGCAATTTCATAGTCTTCCTCTACGGCCTCCCAAAGATCTAGTGCTTCAAGATGAACAGTCATCCTGATAGCCCAAGCTTCATAATTAACACCATCAAAAATTGGTGGTGTAATTGTTGTGAATGAAGTGTCTAACTCCATATGTATTTTTCTCAACTCACAGATCCCTCAAGATGaacagctctgatacca encodes:
- the LOC136218634 gene encoding putative E3 ubiquitin-protein ligase LIN-1 isoform X5, which gives rise to MASSLEKLLAEEGFRGRRSGMTSRASFRADAALKSLHPSQDKLKKDSPIGHRVKTERTRSDLSRYIVRGELPTSDSSSSRRPRDYLVSRQNGEDGRLKTESSERHHLSRLSNDFLNSKRNNDFAYSEEREITEIGVEEDTRVKDLSSDKVYNSERSRRSSHENREKHRYLERKGDSRKVSKTNSNNHDKNIINYTSSTDRKKKILGHPGPSYESSVRSSISLKNFEGDERQKFKNVSPELPKLALDEVAIKAMVSILNGYIKSFLKDDEFRIKLRQNCFSSLSQNEDGEAYISKSKVITNLEQAIETVEKAAEEVSSPKDLMTASMQLSMITSLNSNDLQEGSTAGILNSRLSACAHLYLSVAYKLQKKDKVSAKYLLQVFCDSPFLARVHLLRELFDYLFFPHLSHLEEWYNQEADSLKNAPNRIRKLKLLDKVYNEILDSGTYQIAVYYKDWLTEGIEASSPPSVHIPTMSFQEVQVANSQDYSSGLSIPSDSFSPRPMVNKKLYETVFGHSSSHETYQAEENIDNGGATCDGSAVEVNEQLTYSSEIVKYVDGDLEKTCRGDTQENAFLSDYESLSVSEEECKLIKMSSPPKMDINDVISNFKGHQEPAGNFHLLNAFSYTKSNELILMNLAESVFQLHQTEESGDLTIPVVSQTRKLQPIKVVDSYELAELEGSYEYFDKGTFIASAPKDFICPLSGKLFEDPVTLETGNTFEREAIKDWFEQGNQACPVTGKKLKCQTVPFTNCILKRVIDNWKLEHCSHLMDLATKIVRNSGKIESRERDEAAIFIFELLLTTFSMEERLANAKYLVSLGGLEFLVRRFKLGNLEEKTRVAALLLCCIEGDASCRNQIAKTIERHRLFELLQSRQPKSRRNAVLLLIQLLCLCSRKDVKFFLSGLQDEEIMNAKHILLIYLQTSPPEQMPWVASLLLHLDLLVEPQKYSIYREEAVDAIAMALNVSLTDEKVQESSCRVLLALGGCFSAAGKSITESWILKEAGSRSQYEAKCQEDDSLLLEDEEETINEWLRNLSTSLINDGKRSFLDAISKCLASRNSDLVKASLITVTWLSCALSSLYDAEMHLSAFSALISGLKESLENSEQIEHKVLASISLLNFTKIPGFC